From a region of the Saccharomyces paradoxus chromosome IV, complete sequence genome:
- the HEM25 gene encoding Hem25p (mitochondrial transport protein~similar to YDL119C) yields the protein MSEQATKPRNSSHLIGGFFGGLTSAVALQPLDLLKTRIQQDKKATLWKSLKDIDNPLQLWRGTLPSALRTSIGSALYLSCLNIMRSSLAKKRHAVPSSINDSNTVYNKSSSLPRLSMYENLLTGAFARGLVGYITMPITVIKVRYESTLYNYSSLKEAINHIYTKEGIFGFFRGFGATCLRDAPYAGLYVLLYEKSKQLLPMVLPTRFIHYNPEGGFTTYTSTTVNTTSAVLSASLATTVTAPFDTIKTRMQLEPSKFTSSLKTFTSIIKNENVLKLFSGLSMRLARKALSAGIAWGIYEELVKRFV from the coding sequence ATGTCCGAGCAAGCAACTAAGCCAAGAAATTCATCCCATTTGATCGGGGGCTTCTTTGGTGGGCTAACATCTGCTGTTGCATTGCAACCTTTAGACCTTTTGAAGACGAGAATCCAGCAAGACAAGAAAGCCACGTTATGGAAGAGTTTAAAGGATATAGACAACCCTCTACAGCTATGGAGAGGTACTTTACCATCAGCATTACGAACATCAATAGGTAGTGCTTTATATTTATCATGTTTGAACATTATGCGGTCATCTTTGGCAAAGAAGAGACATGCTGTACCTTCATCAATTAATGATTCAAACACTGTTTACAATAAGAGTAGTAGCTTACCACGATTATCCATGTATGAAAACCTACTAACAGGTGCATTTGCAAGAGGCCTAGTCGGTTATATAACCATGCCAATCACTGTCATTAAAGTCCGTTATGAGTCTACTCTGTACAACTATTCCAGTTTAAAAGAGGCAATTAaccatatatatactaaagaaggaatttttggatttttcagAGGGTTTGGGGCTACTTGTTTAAGGGATGCTCCCTATGCTGGTTTGTACGTACTATTGTATGAGAAATCGAAACAACTACTGCCCATGGTATTGCCCACTAGATTTATTCATTACAATCCTGAGGGGGGATTTACTACTTATACCTCTACGACAGTAAATACAACAAGTGCCGTGTTATCCGCCAGTTTAGCCACCACAGTAACGGCACCGTTCGACACCATAAAAACGAGGATGCAATTGGAACCATCGAAGTTTACCAGTTCACTCAAGACATTTACAtctataataaaaaatgaaaatgtgTTGAAATTGTTTAGCGGGTTGAGCATGAGATTGGCAAGAAAGGCTTTAAGTGCAGGTATTGCATGGGGTATATATGAAGAGTTAGTCAAAAGATTCGTGTAA
- the EXP1 gene encoding Exp1p (similar to YDL121C), translated as MNLYGYFLLLIIVLAFIALLPLFSGIGTFKLTKPSSSATTQSTTGKLGKREYLKKKLDHTNVLKFDLKGTEKNPSDDRANASSAARKFEIDSKTGLKRRIIGQYNKDPNDFDFDIDDLINEDELDERREEEKKLKKYNGKKNEAYEGFV; from the coding sequence ATGAATTTATACGGGtattttttacttcttATTATTGTGCTTGCTTTCATTGCATTACTACCATTGTTTTCTGGTATCGGCACATTCAAACTCACTAAACCAAGTTCGTCCGCAACAACACAGTCAACGACCGGTAAACTTGGTAAGAGGgaatatttgaagaaaaaactagATCATACCAATGTGTTAAAGTTTGATTTGAAGGGCACGGAGAAGAATCCTAGTGATGACCGTGCAAATGCGTCTTCCGCTGctagaaaatttgaaattgattcaAAGACAGGCCTAAAAAGACGTATAATTGGACAGTACAACAAAGATCCAAATGATTTCGATTTCGATATCGATGACCTGattaatgaagatgaacTAGATGAACGGAgggaagaagagaaaaagctgaaaaaatacaacggtaagaaaaatgaagctTACGAAGGATTTGTATAA
- the CYK3 gene encoding Cyk3p (SH3-domain protein located in the bud neck and cytokinetic actin ring~similar to YDL117W) — protein MATNLTSLKPPFKVKARYGWSGQTKGDLGFLEGDIMEVTRIAGSWFYGRLLRNKKCSGYFPHNFVILLEERLNSSTVSESGRQASEIAESYEKSNKVVIPPVPSRFSGEGSRPKKKLSSSMPNSPKRPADSLTKARKARSKEIINENNIYNTQSPRHHNNSAPNLPLPNHTKPQIRNFEESMNNPLPPLPPLPNLDNMRKTDKRTPKKSYSANDLNLARSSREYNYYKDNQKFYDGFIPEKRSSLGEDSISSGLFSNSQYLDDSACSSENSFALMSDFSATSAGSFARHKYAQSFSDSLQRSQNAKSCPSKKVEDSQAFDDSNSSSRNGKMGDILRKIIIPKRNTNNCSSTISSPKSPNAYPKLPDIQNLNLSATPDEARDWIAIKCHLNRARTLTKYEKHPRYMRALEENRDLVLHPQDSIYNGLNTNEVKGNAKPGLVDAELAELNIEYIDKMTWKRCVRDGTMALDTWAQTTFSARYSTVLEKLRGMYIFCTEMFALTDDNGTSDFSAEPEYLEKILFRKHCTPYELTWLFKKLANSLGITCEIVIGFLKTPSAINWEFKYNHCWLRILVNKEWRFIDVILGNVTNPIHEFVNNRKIKKAENSYFLMAPLEMIYTHIPPREFEQHIVPSIDQLSALHLPLVFPSFFKNELKLYKFSTALSFLEDSEVYECSLEIPNDVEVFASVVIPTDNEEISNAYRNMELALTQIKKQKAESGRRIALIKAVLPPNMSKGSLYIHSGVRGTQTSIANIHPLSMMVPLTHKGSNMKYEFVVKIPSESIQKIELYIVEPQSRYLFFDNEYSFEVIQSPSDGIIYSSDEGPNQNRRQPMAIKSPSGRVHELVKSDPHFPYGTWKVSIKIKEPGVWSALVIADSGIGWSVFAEWLCV, from the coding sequence ATGGCTACGAATTTGACATCTTTGAAACCACCATTTAAGGTAAAGGCCAGGTATGGTTGGTCAGGCCAAACCAAGGGCGATTTAGGCTTTCTAGAAGGAGATATTATGGAAGTCACAAGAATTGCCGGTTCTTGGTTCTACGGCAGGTTattgagaaacaaaaaatgttCTGGATATTTCCCTCATAACTTCGTTATTCTATTAGAAGAAAGATTAAACTCGAGCACAGTATCCGAAAGCGGTAGGCAGGCTTCAGAAATAGCAGAAAGTTATGAAAAATCGAACAAAGTTGTTATTCCACCCGTACCATCGAGGTTTTCCGGTGAGGGGTCAAGGCCTAAAAAGAAGCTATCTTCATCGATGCCCAATTCACCCAAAAGGCCGGCTGATTCTCTGACTAAAGCTAGGAAGGCAAGATCAAAGGAAataataaatgaaaataatatctaTAATACCCAATCCCCTCGACATCACAATAATTCAGCGCCAAATTTGCCTTTACCTAACCATACGAAGCCCCAGATACGAAATTTTGAGGAGTCAATGAATAATCCATTACCACCTCTCCCGCCATTACCAAATTTGGACAATATGAGGAAGACAGATAAAAGGACACCAAAGAAATCATATTCTGCGAACGATTTAAATTTGGCACGTTCTTCCAGAGAATATAACTATTATAAAGATAACCAGAAGTTCTATGACGGTTTTATTCCAGAAAAGAGATCTTCTTTAGGAGAGGACTCTATCTCGTCAGGCCTGTTTTCAAACTCTCAGTATTTAGATGATTCTGCTTGTAGCAGTGAAAACAGCTTTGCACTAATGAGTGATTTTAGTGCCACGAGCGCGGGAAGTTTTGCAAGACATAAATATGCACAATCGTTTTCCGATTCATTGCAGAGATCACAGAATGCGAAGAGCTGcccttcaaaaaaagttgaagatTCGCAGGCATTTGATGATTCCAATTCTAGTTCGCGAAATGGAAAAATGGGTGATATCCTTAGGAAAATAATTATTCCAAAGAGGAATACAAATAACTGCTCGAGCACAATATCCTCTCCAAAGTCACCGAATGCATATCCCAAACTACCTGATATCCAGAATTTAAATTTGTCTGCAACACCTGACGAGGCTCGCGACTGGATTGCGATAAAATGCCATTTGAACAGAGCAAGAACTCTGACCAAATATGAGAAACACCCAAGGTATATGAGAGCCCTCGAAGAAAATCGGGATTTGGTCCTGCATCCTCAAGATTCGATTTACAATGGTTTAAATACTAATGAAGTTAAAGGTAACGCGAAGCCCGGCTTAGTCGATGCGGAACTGGCCGAATTAAACATAGAATACATTGATAAGATGACTTGGAAACGATGTGTCAGAGATGGAACTATGGCATTAGACACTTGGGCTCAAACAACTTTTTCAGCAAGATATTCGActgttttggaaaagttaAGAGGCATGTACATTTTCTGCACAGAGATGTTTGCTCTGACCGATGATAATGGAACGTCAGATTTTTCTGCAGAACCCGAATATTTAGAGAAAATACTATTCAGAAAGCATTGTACACCATATGAATTGACATGgcttttcaagaaattagCAAACTCATTGGGCATTACTTGTGAAATTGTCATAGGCTTCCTGAAAACACCGAGTGCCATAAATTGGGAGTTCAAGTATAACCATTGCTGGTTGAGAATACTGGTTAACAAAGAATGGAGGTTCATTGATGTTATTTTAGGTAATGTAACCAATCCGATTCATGAATTTGTAAATAACAGGAAGATCAAGAAAGCTGAAAACAGCTACTTTTTAATGGCACCATTAGAAATGATATACACACATATACCACCTAGGGAATTCGAACAACATATTGTTCCTAGTATTGATCAATTATCTGCATTACATCTACCATTAGTCTTTCCATcgttttttaaaaatgaattAAAGTTATACAAATTCAGCACGGCACTATCATTTTTAGAAGATTCTGAAGTCTACGAATGCTCCCTAGAAATTCCCAATGACGTTGAAGTGTTTGCTTCAGTAGTTATTCCAACGgacaatgaagaaatttcaaatgcGTATAGGAATATGGAACTCGCATTAACTCAAatcaaaaagcaaaaagcTGAGTCTGGTAGGAGAATTGCTCTAATCAAAGCGGTCTTACCACCCAATATGAGCAAAGGTTCGTTGTACATACATTCCGGTGTAAGGGGTACACAAACCAGTATTGCTAATATCCATCCACTGTCCATGATGGTTCCATTGACTCATAAGGGAAGTAACATGAAATACGAATTTGTGGTTAAGATACCCTCAGAAAGCATTCAGAAGATCGAACTGTACATTGTAGAGCCACAGAGTAGAtacttattttttgataatgagTACTCATTTGAAGTTATTCAAAGCCCTTCTGATGGTATTATATACAGCAGTGATGAAGGACCAAACCAAAATCGGAGACAACCGATGGCGATCAAGTCACCTTCGGGAAGGGTTCACGAATTAGTCAAGAGTGATCCTCATTTCCCTTACGGTACCTGGAAAGTAAgcatcaaaatcaaagagcCGGGCGTCTGGAGCGCTTTAGTGATTGCCGACTCTGGGATTGGGTGGTCTGTTTTTGCCGAATGGTTGTGCGTATGA
- the UBP1 gene encoding ubiquitin-specific protease UBP1 (Ubiquitin-specific protease~similar to YDL122W) codes for MDLFIESKINSLLQFLFGSRQDFLKNFKIWNNNNNNLSIYLLIFGVVVFFYKKPDHLNYIVESISEMTTNFRNNNSLSRWLPRSKFTHLDEEILKRGGFIAGLVNDGNTCFMNSVLQSLASSRELMEFLDNNVIKTYEEIEKNEEENGQESAQDEGNHKKNFRKSGKVYGKHKKKLNRKLSSKEEEENQEPDITFSAALRDLLAALNAKYYRDKPYFKTNSLLKAMSKSPRKNILLGYDQEDAQEFFQNILAELESNVKSLNTEKLDTTPIAKTDLPDDALVGQHNLDKVGTVYIPTEQIDPNSILHDKSIQNFTPFKLMTPLDGITAERIGCLQCGENGGIRYSVFSGLSLNLPNENIGSTLKLSQLLSDWSKPEIIEGVECNRCALTAAHSHLLGQLEQFERKPEGSIPEKLINAVKDRVQQIEEVLAKPVIDDEDYKKLHTANMVRKCSKSKQILISRPPPLLSIHINRSVFDPRTYMIRKNNSKVLFKSRLNLAPWCCDIDEINLDARLPMSKKEKALQQESSEDENIGGEYYTKLHERFEQEFEDSEEEREYEDGEGNYASHYSHNKNTSNYDPLNGEADGLTSDDEDEYVEETDALGNTIRKRIIGHADDDDENVKDHEEFHEVDNASLGEPKVSVEDQLETSSDDEDVIPAPPINYARSFSTVPATPLTYSLRSVIVHYGTHNYGHYIAFRKYRGCWWRISDETVYVVDEAEVLSTPGVFMLFYEYDYDEETGEMKDDLEAIPTNNEEGDEKEKDQEQEEGQEQEENQEQEEVQEQMKFKRTRDHRDISGKDVN; via the coding sequence ATGGATTTGTTTATTGAAAGCAAGATAAACAGTTTATTGcaatttttatttggtTCCCGACaggattttttgaaaaattttaaaatttggaataacaacaataacaatcTATcgatttatttattaatttttggCGTagtagtatttttttataaaaaacCAGACCATCTAAACTACATTGTTGAGAGCATAAGTGAAATGACAACAAACTTTaggaataataatagtCTTAGCCGTTGGTTGCCCAGAAGTAAGTTTACCCACTTGGACGAAGAAATCTTGAAAAGGGGTGGTTTCATTGCTGGTTTGGTCAATGATGGTAACACTTGCTTTATGAACTCTGTTTTGCAATCGTTGGCATCGTCCAGAGAATTAATGGAATTCTTGGACAATAATGTCATCAAAACTTATGAGgagatagaaaaaaatgaggaagaaaacgGACAAGAATCTGCTCAGGATGAAGGAAATCATAAGAAGAACTTCCGTAAGAGTGGCAAAGTTTATGGTAAgcataaaaagaaattgaatagGAAGTTAAGTTccaaggaagaagaagaaaaccaaGAGCCAGATATCACATTTAGTGCCGCTTTAAGGGATTTACTTGCTGCTTTAAATGCTAAGTACTATCGGGATAAACCTTATTTCAAAACCAATAGTTTATTGAAAGCAATGTCCAAGtctccaagaaaaaatatacttcTCGGTTACGATCAAGAAGATGCACAAGAATTCTTCCAGAATATCTTAGCCGAATTGGAGAGTAATGTCAAATCATTAAATACTGAAAAGCTAGATACTACTCCAATTGCGAAAACGGACTTACCTGATGATGCTTTAGTGGGTCAACATAACCTTGATAAAGTTGGTACAGTTTATATTCCAACGGAACAAATTGATCCTAACTCTATACTACACGATAAGTCGATCCAAAATTTCACACCTTTTAAATTAATGACTCCTTTAGATGGTATTACGGCAGAAAGGATTGGTTGCTTACAGTGTGGTGAGAACGGCGGCATAAGGTATTCCGTATTTTCGGGATTGAGCTTAAATTTACCGAACGAAAATATTGGTTCCACTTTAAAGTTATCTCAGTTATTAAGCGACTGGAGTAAACCTGAAATTATCGAAGGCGTGGAATGTAACCGTTGTGCCCTCACCGCAGCTCACTCTCATTTATTGGGTCAGTTGGaacaatttgaaagaaagcCTGAGGGTTCCATTCCagaaaaattgatcaaCGCCGTTAAAGATAGGGTACAGCAAATCGAAGAAGTTCTTGCTAAGCCAGTTATTGACGATGAAGATTATAAGAAGTTGCATACAGCAAACATGGTACGCAAATGCTCTAAATCTAAGCAGATCTTAATATCAAGACCCCCACCATTATTATCTATTCATATCAACAGATCTGTATTTGATCCAAGGACTTACatgataagaaaaaataattcgAAAGTACTGTTTAAGTCAAGGTTGAATCTCGCCCCATGGTGTTGCGATATTGACGAAATAAATTTGGACGCTCGTTTGCCAATGtcaaagaaggaaaaagcTCTACAACAAGAGTCAAGCGAAGATGAAAACATCGGCGGTGAGTACTACACTAAATTACATGAACGCTTTGAACAGGAATTTGAAGACAGCgaggaagaaagagaatatGAAGATGGAGAGGGGAACTATGCGTCTCATTACAGCCATAATAAAAACACTAGTAATTATGATCCGCTAAACGGTGAAGCTGATGGCTTGACAtctgatgatgaggatgagTATGTTGAAGAGACCGATGCCTTAGGGAACACCATTAGAAAGAGGATCATAGGGCAtgctgatgatgatgacgaaaatGTTAAAGACCATGAAGAATTTCACGAAGTCGACAACGCAAGCCTTGGCGAACCAAAGGTTAGTGTTGAAGATCAACTAGAAACATCATCTGATGACGAAGACGTTATACCAGCTCCACCTATCAATTATGCTAGGTCATTTTCTACAGTTCCAGCCACTCCATTGACATATTCTCTACGCTCAGTTATTGTCCACTACGGTACCCATAATTACGGTCATTACATTGCATTTAGAAAATATAGGGGTTGTTGGTGGAGAATATCTGATGAGACCGTGTACGTTGTGGACGAAGCTGAAGTTCTTTCAACACCCGGTGTATTTATGTTATTTTACGAATACGACTATGATGAAGAGACTGGGGAGATGAAGGATGATTTGGAAGCTATTCCaacaaataatgaagaaggagatgaaaaagaaaaagaccAAGAGCAGGAGGAAGGTCAGGAGCAAGAGGAGAACCAAGAGCAAGAAGAGGTTCAAGAGCAGATGAAGTTCAAGAGGACTAGAGATCATAGAGATATTTCCGGTAAAGATGTAAACTAA
- the NUP84 gene encoding Nup84p (Subunit of the Nup84p subcomplex of the nuclear pore complex (NPC)~similar to YDL116W), whose product MELSAARQTEHFTKFSDTLKEYRIEQNNGQNPIDPFNIIREFRSAAGQLALDLANSTDERNLISSKDWELEARFWHLVELLLVFRNADLNLEEMDLHPYNSRGLFEKKLMQENKQLYQIWIVMVWLKENTYVKERPENIPTSKWSNSITSGGLKSCDLDLPLRDNSNVLDVKDKEEDHIFFKYIYELILAGAVDDALEEAKLSDNITICMILCGIQEYLNPSIDTQIANEFSTQQGIKKHSLWRRTVYSLSQQPGLDPYERAIYSYLSGDVPNQEVLQYSDWESDLHLHLNQILQIEIENYLLENNQIGTDELILPLPSHSLTVQEVLNRVASRHPSESEHPIRVLMASVILDSLPSVIHSSVEMLLDVVKGTETSNDIIDKPYLLRIVTHLAIFLDIINPGSVEEVDKSKLITTYVSLLKLQGLYENIPIYATFLNESDCLEACSFILSSLEDPQVRQKQIEIINFLKLPASNILRRTTQRVFEETEQEYSPSDEISISFDINSIDMHLIYGVEWLLEGKLYVDAIHSIIALSRRFLLNGRVKALEQFMGRNSVGEICKNYELEKITEDISEDENGDQFLKEITQYEHLIQGIKQYEEWQKSVSLLNSESNIPTLIEKLQGFSKDTFKLIRTFLVDLTSSDFVDSADYEILYEIRALYTPFLLMELHKKLVEAAKLLKIPKFISEALAFTSLVANENDKIYLLFQSSGKLREYLDLVARTATILN is encoded by the coding sequence ATGGAATTGTCCGCTGCTCGCCAAACAGAGCACTTTACGAAGTTCTCGGATACTTTAAAGGAATATAGAATTGAACAGAATAATGGGCAAAATCCCATTGACCCGTTCAACATCATAAGAGAATTTCGCTCAGCCGCTGGTCAGCTTGCATTGGATTTAGCTAATTCTACAGACGAACGAAATCTCATATCTTCTAAAGATTGGGAATTGGAAGCTAGATTTTGGCATTTAGTAGAACTGTTATTGGTTTTTCGGAATGCTGATCTTAATCTAGAAGAAATGGACCTTCATCCTTATAATTCAAGGGGTTTATTCGAAAAGAAGTTAAtgcaagaaaataaacaacTTTACCAGATATGGATAGTGATGGTTTGgctcaaagaaaatacatATGTAAAGGAAAGACCTGAAAATATACCAACTTCTAAATGGTCAAATAGTATTACTTCTGGAGGATTGAAGAGCTGTGACTTGGATTTACCTTTACGTGACAATAGCAATGTCCTTGATGttaaagataaagaagaagatcatatcttttttaaatacATCTACGAACTAATTTTGGCAGGTGCAGTTGATGACGCATTAGAGGAAGCCAAACTGTCTGACAACATTACAATTTGTATGATTCTGTGTGGGATCCAAGAGTATTTGAATCCTAGCATTGATACGCAGATTGCAAACGAATTCAGTACTCAGCAAGGTATCAAGAAGCATTCTTTGTGGAGAAGAACTGTTTACAGTCTTTCGCAACAGCCGGGCTTGGATCCTTATGAAAGGGCGATATACAGCTACTTGAGTGGTGATGTTCCCAACCAAGAAGTTCTGCAATATTCAGATTGGGAATCTGATCTTCATTTACACCTAAAtcaaattttacaaattgaaattgaaaattatcttttggaaaacaacCAAATAGGTACTGATGAATTGATTTTACCATTACCTTCTCACTCACTCACCGTACAAGAAGTGCTTAATAGAGTGGCTTCAAGACATCCCTCGGAAAGTGAACACCCGATTAGGGTTTTAATGGCATCTGTCATACTGGATTCTTTACCATCAGTTATCCATTCGTCTGTGGAAATGCTGCTTGACGTCGTAAAGGGGACGGAAACTAGTAACGATATTATAGATAAGCCTTATCTTCTGAGGATAGTTACGCATTTAGCCATTTTCCTTGATATAATTAACCCAGGTTCTGTTGAAGAGGTTGACAAATCTAAACTTATTACTACATATGTCAGTCTCCTAAAATTGCAAGGCCtttatgaaaatattccaatATATGCCACTTTTCTCAATGAATCTGACTGCTTAGAGGCATGTTCTTTCATACTATCTTCCTTGGAGGATCCGCAAGTAAGGCAAAAGCAAATTGAAAtaataaactttttaaaaCTACCTGCCTCTAATATTTTGAGAAGAACTACACAACgtgtttttgaagaaactgaGCAAGAATATTCACCATCTGACGAAATTTCCATATCTTTCGATATAAACAGCATTGATATGCACTTAATATATGGCGTAGAATGGCTTCTTGAGGGAAAGCTTTATGTGGATGCTATTCACTCCATCATCGCCCTGTCAAGAAGATTTTTGTTAAATGGCCGTGTAAAGGCCCTTGAACAATTTATGGGTAGAAATAGTGTTGGAGAAATATGCAAGAATTATGAATTAGAGAAAATAACTGAGGACATAtctgaagatgaaaatggagatcagtttttgaaagaaattacCCAATATGAGCACTTGATTCAAGGTATAAAGCAATATGAAGAATGGCAAAAATCCGTTAGCTTATTAAATTCAGAATCGAACATTCCTACTTTAATAGAGAAACTGCAAGGATTTTCAAAGGATACATTTAAATTAATCCGGACATTTTTAGTAGACTTAACTTCCTCTGATTTTGTCGATTCGGCAGATTATGAAATCTTGTATGAAATCAGAGCCCTATATACTCCATTTCTACTAATGGAATTgcataaaaaattggtgGAAGCTGCAAAGTTGCTGAAGATTCCAAAGTTTATTTCAGAAGCTCTGGCATTTACCTCATTGGTCGCTAATGAGAACGACAAGATTTATCTATTATTCCAATCTAGCGGAAAATTAAGAGAGTATCTGGATCTTGTTGCTCGTACAGCAACAATTTTGAACTGA
- the IWR1 gene encoding Iwr1p (RNA polymerase II transport factor~similar to YDL115C) — MRILCRHYTILVIDEGKRVKKQRFIFKLSKTVSPESYQSEQEFSTPLLKLAHEDHRHFVLEQKKKRRRDSGDNEAQEMLAAENNTVDDDGLPPEINQMVNNYLKLNKGEEKTERKKPSRKYFSGDSAKIASLPSLDYVFDIYHLEKIHEDEVARYNNEKNIGFVKIIEHIDLALDEESDPNEARSDDEDSNDENYYQNDYPEDEDDDRSILLGSEGEDIAELEEEIVLGVNKSRFSSWNDDKILGPNGYQDVEEEYGDLFNRLGGKSDVLKSINSSNFIDLDGQEAEKEISDKEDDLGEADDMEYPRNEFFPTDADDPLAHHRDRIFYQLQKKIDRS, encoded by the exons ATGAGGATTCTGTGCAGGCATTAT ACGATTTTAGTAATTGATGAGGGGAAAAGAGTGAAGAAGCAGAGGTTTATATTCAAACTGTCGAAAACTGTGAGCCCTGAAAGCTATCAATCTGAGCAAGAGTTTTCCACGCCACTGTTGAAGCTCGCCCATGAAGATCATCGACATTTTGTAttggaacaaaaaaagaagcgtCGTAGAGACTCAGGTGACAACGAAGCACAAGAGATGCTTGCAGCAGAAAACAATACTGTAGACGACGATGGGTTACCGCCAGAGATCAATCAGATGGTGAACAACTATCTAAAGTTGAATAAGGGTGAAGAAAAgacagaaagaaaaaaaccaagTAGGAAATATTTTAGTGGAGACTCTGCAAAAATTGCATCATTACCTAGTCTAGATTACGTTTTTGACATTTATCATCTAGAGAAAATTCATGAAGATGAAGTTGCTCGATATAACAATGAGAAAAATATAGGGTTTGTGAAAATTATCGAGCATATAGATTTAGCtcttgatgaagaaagtgaTCCGAATGAAGCCCGTTCAGATGATGAGGATTCTAATGACGAAAACTATTACCAAAATGATTATCCAGAggatgaggatgatgatAGATCTATTTTACTTGGTAGCGAAGGGGAAGATATAGctgaattggaagaagagaTTGTTTTAGGGGTTAATAAGAGTaggttttcttcttggaaTGACGATAAAATTCTGGGACCTAATGGGTACCAGGATGTGGAGGAAGAGTATGGAGATCTTTTTAACAGACTTGGAGGAAAGAGTGACGTTCTAAAATCCATAAACTCCTCGAATTTCATTGACTTGGATGGCcaagaagctgaaaaagaaataagtGACAAGGAAGATGATTTGGGTGAGGCGGATGATATGGAATACCCTagaaatgaattttttccgACAGATGCTGATGACCCATTGGCACACCACAGAGACAGAATTTTCTACCAGctacagaaaaaaattgatagAAGCTAA
- the YFH1 gene encoding ferroxidase (Mitochondrial matrix iron chaperone~similar to YDL120W) yields MIKRSLASIVRSSSVLSRRSMIAAAGGRVRFCPVVAKNNNRTVNTFQKRFVESSTDGQVVPQEVLNLPLEKYHEEADIYLDNLLDSMEELSEAHPDCIPDVELSHGVMTLEIPAFGTYVINKQPPNKQIWLASPLSGPNRFDLLNGEWVSLRNGTKLTDILTEEVEKAIAKSQ; encoded by the coding sequence ATGATCAAGCGGTCTCTAGCAAGTATAGTTCGATCCAGTTCTGTACTGAGTAGAAGATCTATGATAGCAGCAGCAGGAGGACGTGTCAGATTCTGTCCAGTTGTggcaaaaaataataatcGTACTGTAAATACTTTTCAGAAGAGATTTGTAGAATCCTCGACAGATGGTCAAGTTGTGCCTCAGGAAGTGTTAAACTTACCGCTTGAAAAATACCACGAAGAGGCAGATATCTACCTAGACAATTTATTAGATAGTATGGAAGAACTGAGTGAGGCTCATCCAGATTGCATACCCGATGTAGAGCTAAGCCATGGCGTAATGACATTGGAGATCCCAGCTTTTGGAACGTATGTAATAAACAAGCAACCTccaaataaacaaatttgGTTGGCATCTCCATTGTCTGGGCCTAACAGATTCGACCTTCTCAATGGGGAATGGGTTTCGTTGAGAAACGGCACAAAGCTAACAGATATACTTACTGAAGAAGTTGAGAAGGCCATTGCCAAAAGCCAATAA